ATAGGCTTATTGGTAGCAATCATCATAGGCTTTTCTCCTAGTCCATAAACCAATACAAGCCAAACAGGTTCTTTATTGGCTGTCACTTTTACATTCAGGTGACTAGCGTAAACAACAACTTTTGACTTTTTACCTTTATTTCGAAAAGTTAAATTCATCCTAACTTTTCCCTTTCTTGAATCCCTTAAGGTGGTGGATTTATACCATTTACCTTTCCAAAATAATTTGCGTCTTTCTGTAAGACGTATAATATAGTATTGATCTTTTTCATGCATAAATTGGAACATAGAGTTCATATCGTATCCTCTATCAAATACAAATGTTCCCTTCCCATTTATGGATTCTATAACTTTCTCCAAGCCATTAAAAGTTACTGTATTTGTAGATTTATAACTTTTTTCTTTAGATGAATGAACATGGGAAAAGAGGCTCAATGGTTGCTTATTCTCTTTAGATAATCCTACTATTTCAGTAACCATGTATCCCTTCTCATATTTGTTTTCTTTACTTGATCCATCTCTTACTATGCCTAAATCTTCAAATGCTTGCCCATGTGGTTTTATTATGTCAGAATCATCTACTAGTATTACTGGGTCTTCCTCTATATTTTTCACTATTTGCCTAATATAATTTTCATCAATTTGAGGAGAAAGGTCTTTCTCTAGGTTCTGACCTAAACGATCAACAGTATTTATAACTTTGATTGGTTCCTTTAAAGCCTTTGCCATATCACTTAATATCACACTTTTGGAAGACAAAATCCCGAATACACTATCAGCAACGAATTTTCTTTCAACTTTATTTTCTTTTGGAACTAA
This Xylanivirga thermophila DNA region includes the following protein-coding sequences:
- a CDS encoding transposase; this encodes MYYSTTDVYQSKRKIVNFSKSLVPKENKVERKFVADSVFGILSSKSVILSDMAKALKEPIKVINTVDRLGQNLEKDLSPQIDENYIRQIVKNIEEDPVILVDDSDIIKPHGQAFEDLGIVRDGSSKENKYEKGYMVTEIVGLSKENKQPLSLFSHVHSSKEKSYKSTNTVTFNGLEKVIESINGKGTFVFDRGYDMNSMFQFMHEKDQYYIIRLTERRKLFWKGKWYKSTTLRDSRKGKVRMNLTFRNKGKKSKVVVYASHLNVKVTANKEPVWLVLVYGLGEKPMMIATNKPIKNKEDLKGIVYTYMSRWRIEEYFRFKKQSFDFENFRVRSLKAINNLNSLLTYAIGLIGIMVENKNKLTNRLIANARGIRKTVWFYYYRIADGLYKTLNYARTGIKDWFPVRDSGPRQLKFDLAC